In the genome of bacterium, one region contains:
- the rsfS gene encoding ribosome silencing factor has product MNFRNLAKECAGLALAKKAKEILILDVRKLTSITDYFVICNGRSNIHVETIAESIVSKLKGKGIRPLHIEGEKQAQWLLIDYVGVIVHVFYEPTRKFYGLEKLWAEGKKVKFQEGKRKKPKRSSKL; this is encoded by the coding sequence ATGAATTTCAGAAATTTAGCTAAAGAATGTGCGGGTCTTGCCTTAGCGAAGAAGGCAAAAGAGATTTTAATATTGGACGTCCGTAAATTGACATCGATTACAGATTATTTCGTCATTTGTAACGGTAGATCTAATATACACGTGGAGACTATTGCTGAGTCGATAGTTTCAAAATTAAAAGGTAAAGGGATTCGCCCCCTCCATATAGAAGGAGAAAAACAGGCACAGTGGTTACTTATAGATTATGTGGGAGTAATTGTCCACGTGTTTTACGAACCGACAAGGAAGTTCTATGGGTTGGAGAAACTCTGGGCGGAAGGGAAAAAGGTAAAATTCCAAGAGGGAAAGAGAAAAAAGCCCAAGAGGTCAAGTAAATTATAA
- a CDS encoding LCP family protein — translation MKKLRIPIKKLILAFILISIALFIFFSYNGKVFQFIRQGKRINILVLGCDELKFTKHADVIMLLSYEPRTRFLDVLSIPRDTKVPCSKELSWRGYRKISEIYALVYRKSKTIGEACLSSKKAIENVLEMEIPFYLQINYQGVIDIIDTIGGVTVNIDEPMDYDDYAGDFHIHFTVGEKGLKGNEVLKYIRFRDRLLGDRGRIERQQKLLKLLMGKLTEAKVLLKIPQIYRNIKDNIWTNLNFWDFLALANEVRSFHYENLRVQSLPGKSEYIRGTDYWIPDEKMSEEVVQVIMNSYRIGWKTSRSVYSGEKLGRIAKVEVWNATNRKDLAYNVQRKLRQYGIDAVRWGNFGIYKKYTIVIDRLGDVELAHKVAKIVGSSVVKTEIDKTRFVDISIVLGNDFMGVGEPE, via the coding sequence ATGAAAAAGCTAAGAATTCCCATAAAGAAGTTAATTTTAGCTTTCATATTGATTTCTATAGCTCTATTTATCTTTTTTTCTTATAACGGCAAGGTCTTTCAATTTATCAGACAGGGGAAGCGAATCAATATCCTAGTTCTGGGATGCGATGAGCTGAAGTTTACCAAACATGCCGATGTAATAATGTTGTTGAGTTATGAACCCAGAACAAGATTCCTGGATGTCCTATCAATTCCCCGCGATACTAAAGTCCCCTGCTCAAAAGAGCTTTCCTGGCGCGGGTATAGAAAGATAAGTGAAATTTATGCCTTGGTATATAGGAAGAGTAAGACCATTGGTGAAGCTTGTCTTTCTTCAAAGAAAGCGATTGAGAATGTTTTAGAAATGGAAATACCATTCTACTTGCAGATTAATTATCAGGGAGTGATTGATATAATCGATACTATTGGTGGGGTGACGGTCAATATCGACGAACCAATGGATTATGATGATTATGCGGGAGACTTCCATATTCACTTTACAGTAGGAGAGAAAGGATTAAAAGGCAATGAAGTGTTAAAGTATATCCGATTTCGGGATAGGCTCCTCGGTGATAGAGGGAGAATTGAAAGGCAACAGAAACTCCTTAAACTCCTTATGGGAAAGCTAACAGAGGCGAAAGTTCTACTGAAAATTCCCCAAATCTATCGAAATATAAAAGACAATATCTGGACAAATCTTAACTTCTGGGATTTTTTAGCTCTGGCCAATGAGGTGAGAAGTTTCCACTACGAAAATCTGAGAGTCCAGAGTTTGCCTGGAAAATCGGAATATATTCGGGGAACAGACTATTGGATCCCGGATGAGAAAATGTCTGAAGAGGTTGTTCAGGTAATTATGAATAGTTATAGAATTGGTTGGAAAACTTCTCGGTCAGTCTATTCTGGGGAGAAGCTCGGTAGAATAGCAAAGGTGGAAGTATGGAATGCCACTAATAGAAAAGATTTAGCTTACAATGTCCAGCGTAAATTAAGGCAGTATGGAATCGATGCTGTTCGCTGGGGTAATTTTGGAATTTATAAGAAATATACTATAGTTATAGATCGTCTTGGCGATGTTGAATTGGCTCATAAAGTAGCAAAAATAGTTGGCTCGAGCGTGGTAAAAACTGAGATTGACAAGACGCGGTTTGTCGATATCTCAATTGTTCTCGGTAATGACTTTATGGGAGTCGGCGAGCCTGAATAA
- the nadD gene encoding nicotinate-nucleotide adenylyltransferase, which translates to MRIGILGGMFNPIHYGHLVIASEVKDRLNLDKVIFVPAGKAPHKKVKRATPDERYQMVSLAIKGNSSFKVSPIEIEKSKIVDRPTFTLETIREFIKIYGKRGKIYFIVGLDEMLKISTWKEPKKLLELCKFVVVTRPGYKLGKLDKRITSKVIMLQVPGLEISASHIRKRIKTGKPIKYLLPQSVEEYILKKRLYS; encoded by the coding sequence ATGCGAATTGGGATTCTCGGAGGGATGTTTAATCCCATCCACTATGGGCACTTAGTTATCGCCAGTGAGGTTAAGGATAGACTTAATTTAGATAAGGTTATCTTTGTTCCTGCAGGAAAGGCGCCACATAAAAAGGTTAAAAGGGCTACTCCTGATGAACGGTATCAGATGGTTTCTCTGGCGATAAAGGGGAATTCTTCGTTCAAAGTTTCTCCTATAGAGATAGAAAAGAGCAAAATTGTAGATCGTCCTACTTTTACTCTGGAAACAATAAGAGAATTTATAAAGATTTATGGTAAGAGAGGGAAAATATATTTCATTGTTGGGTTAGACGAAATGCTAAAAATTTCTACTTGGAAAGAACCGAAGAAGTTGCTGGAACTGTGCAAATTTGTGGTAGTTACCAGGCCGGGTTATAAGTTAGGAAAGCTGGATAAAAGAATAACTTCTAAAGTTATAATGTTACAAGTTCCTGGCTTAGAGATTTCTGCTTCCCACATTCGAAAGAGAATAAAAACTGGCAAGCCAATCAAATATTTACTGCCCCAATCGGTAGAAGAGTATATCCTCAAGAAGAGACTCTACTCTTAG